The genomic window CGGTCACGTTCAGAACGCAATCAAGTCATTATCCCTGCGTATATTTGTCCTAGCGTTGTGCAGGCAATACAAACATGCGGATTGATAGCGGTAAGTGTCGATGTCGATGATGATTTGAATTTGAATCCAAATGCGATGCTGGCTGCGTTTGGCTCCCGAACCTTGGCAGTAATCGCTCCCCATATGTATGGATGCCCTGCAAAAATTGAACAAATCGAACAAATTTGTAAAGACGCTCAAATATTCTTGATTGATGACGCAGCACAGGTGATGGGGGTAAGGAGCAACAATGGCCAGCTGTTGGGGACTTTTGGTGATGTTGGTATCCTTAGTTTTGCACAATCAAAGACCCTGGTCACTGGAATTAGAGGTTCTGGTGGCGCTCTGATCGTTAATAACATGGCACACAATGAGGCCGCAAAATTGATGATGGAAGCCTTACCTCCATCATATAAGCGCATGAGCGCATTGCTTGATTTCCTATGGAATTATCATTGGAGCGCTTACACGGGTAATTCGTCCTACTATCTAGGCCGCTTGCTTGGGCTCTTTGGATGGCGTAGTGAAAAAAGTAATCATTATTCGATGATCAGCAACTTGGAGGCTGGTATTGCCTTGATCCAATTTTCTAAGCTGCTTGACATCAATAGGCAAAAAATTCGTGTTGCTGAACTTTATTATCAGAATCTAAAAAAATCCGAAGTGATAGGATTTCCACAATATAGTGAAGGTCGATATCTAGCTAGGATTATGCTCAAGCTGCCAGAAATGGTCGATCTTACAGTGATGAAGGAAAAATTAAAAAAAAAAGGAGTGGAGAGTCGTCTCGGCTATAAAAGTTTTTTTTCACAAAATACTAAGAATGCCGAGCAATTGTCTTTACGTATGTTAGGTGTACCTTGCGGCGCGAGTATGACCCCGGTCGAAATCGAGGAAATTTGCAAAATTCTTCACCTTACTTTGAGTGAAATAAAACTCCATAGCGAAAGAAATAATTGAATAGAGTCGACTTAACTCAGTTCAATCAATATAGATTTTTAATAAATAGCATGCTTTTACATTGATGTTTTAAATAAGTTTCACTTGATTGCTTGGGGACGTTGGAAAAATACGGAGCTTATCGAGATCAATCGGCACTTGCTTCAATTTTATAGACAGAGTCATTTAAATGTAAATAAGCATAGAAAGGAGTGCTAAATAATGAACTTTGTGTTTGATGAAATACAAGAATTACCTATGCTTGCCTGGTGTATGCGTATTGAGCAAGGATTCGACAAGATTGAAGTTATCCATGGATCTGGAATTGATTGCCGAAACGATTTTTTTTACGAAGGTTGCTGGGCTGGAAATTTAACAGCAAAAGGGATGTTGGAATCCTCGGTTTGTATTGCGAGCGGGGCGGCTATCCAAGGGGAGAAGCTATTCATCGCATGCCCTAGTAATACTGTGGCACGTGTTTATATCATCAAGGTTCAAAATACGCTTTGGGCCTCGAATTCGATGGCATTTGTTGTTGCATCTTCTAAACAGTCGCTAAAAGCAGATTATCTTTTTTATAGAGATGACATCTCATCAATAATCAACGGTCTCAATAAAGCAATAAAAAGCGTACCGCTAGAAAAAGCTATGCGAATCGAAATGTATTTTCATTGCAATATTTTAATTGAACAAAATCTTGTCGTTCGCAGGCTGGAAAAAACACCTTGCCCCAAATTTTCTACATTTTCCGAATATAGGAATTTTTTGGCAAGTTGCTTAAGCGTTCTTTTGGAAAATGCTAGTCTACCAGGTCGCTTACAACAATTTATCCCGCTAGTTTCAATCTCTAGAGGATATGATTCTGTCACTTGCTCTGTATTGGCGAAAGAAGCTGGTTGTCAAGAAGCAATTACATTGTTTAATCCGGACTCTGATGAGCCATATAACGACAATGGTGCCGAAATCGCAGAAACCCTAGGTTTGAAAGTAAAAGAATTTTCCCGTATCGCATATAAAAATGGCAATAAAGAAAGCGAATTCCTGTCTTTAGGCACAGGTGGTGAGGATGCTTTTTTTGCACCATTTGAGAATTTACTTCAAGCTAGAGTTTTTATCTCTGGGTTTCATGGCGATAAAGTTTGGGATAAAAACTGTGAACATATTTCAGATCAAATTATTCGCGGCGATCCTAGCGGGGGGGACTTGGAAGAATTCAGATTACGTGTTGGGTTTATTCATATGCCACTCCCTTTTTTTGGTTGTCGCGCTCATCGCGATATTGTGGCCATATCGAATTCGCCCGAGATGCATGCATGGTCGATAGGTGGCGACTATGATAGGCCAATTTGTCGCCGTATTGCAGAGGAGGCTGGATTAGCGCGTGCAAGTTTTGGTCAAAAAAAGAGAGTAATGAGTCGATCCTTCATTAGCGAAAAATTGGAATGGTATTTCGGCCCAGAGTCCCTACAAGAATTCCTAGCGTTTACGGATAAGTACGCTTCCCGTCCAAAATTTTCTGATCACATATTGCGAAAATTGTGGCAATTTTCCAATCAACTTGCCCATTTTTTCGGGTTTTTTTCATATAGGCTTAAAAATTTAATAGAACTACTAATTCAACCTTTACATAGATATGCCCTTCCTTTTGATGTCAGAAGACAACTATTTTATTGGGCATTCCAAAAACTATTGCCACGCTATGTCCATGTTTTGAAAAATGTGGATAAATAGATACTTGGGAATTAGATCATTAAATGTAAAATAGAAAACTAATAAATTTGATAATAATTTCTTGTTTTTCGATTGAAGCCAAATTGCTGATGTGATCAATAGAAAATAATATGGGACGTGGTTTATGCAATATTTAATACAAGCTGTAAAAGAAAAACTGACAAGCCCTCAGCAATCAGTTCAGCCAATTGAGAACCATCTACGCGCTGCAGCTGATTGGCTTTTGTATGCACAAACGGCGACATCTGATGATGGCGTTCCCCATAGTTATGATATTCGAGCAAAAAAATGGCTGGCATCTTATCCTGAAACAACGGGATATGTGATCCCTACGCTTTATGATTATGCCAAATATTACAATCTCCCCAAATATGCTGAAGCAGCCACAAGAATGGCTGTTTGGGAGTCGGATATTCAATTAGCTGACGGTGGTGTTCGAGCTGGCATGATCGACGCGGAGGTTGTCGCACCAACTATTTTCAACACAGGACAAGTGCTTTTCGGTTGGGCTAAAGCTTGGCTAGAAACCGGTGATGAACGATTTAAATCATCCTTGATCAGAAGTGCTGATTGGCTGGTTGCCGCGCAGGACACGGATGGTGCTTGGCGACGTTTTCCATCTCCATTTACCTCATCTAAACTCAATAGTTACAATACCCGCTCCGCATTTGGTCTGGTTAGAGCATATCAAGCATTAGGTAAAGATGAATATCTGGACGCGGCAATCGCCAATGTCGATTGGACTTTATCACGCGCTCAAACCAATGATTGGTTACCAGATAATTGTCTTTCGGAAAATTCCGATTTAACGGCATTGACACATACGATTGCTTATTCCATTCGAGGAATACTGGAAGTTGGCGTTGCAGCAGAACGAAACGATTTCATTGAAAAAGCCTTCAAGATGGCAAAGCATGTCGCGCTATCTCAGCGAGAAGATGGGGCTTTAAATGCGTATTACACGCCAGACTGGAAAACAGCAGCGTCTTGGAGTTGTATTACAGGAAATTCGCAAATGGCGATCAACTGGCTGCGATTGGCACAATTGACTGGTGATCAAGAATTGATACCGTATGCAAAAAAAGCTAATCGATTTAATATGAGCATACAAAATTTGACTACTGATGACCTGAAAATAAAGGGTGCACTCAAAGGTTCTCATCCTATCAATGGCGGTTACATGACCTATCGATATCCAAATTGGGCGACAAAATTCTTTATGGATGGATTAATGTTAGAGCAATTTTTTGAAAAAATAAACAACGTCGGCTAGCTACTTTGACTTGTATTTTTGCATTAAGTGATCGTAGCCGAGAATTTAATCATTCGATATTCCCACCAAAATCATAGTCTTTCAGGTGTTTTTTGCGTTTGATAGTAATGTGCCTAAGGAATTTCAAAGGATAGTTGTGTTAAATGTAAAAATAGCTATTTTGTTGATTTCTAAATATTTGGGATTATTTAGCTTATCAAGAAAACTTACTTCTGATGGTTTGAGAATATTTTGTTACCACGGATTTTCTACCTCCGATGAACATCTCTTTCGGCCAAAATTGTTTATGACTAGGGATTTGTTTAAGCAACGCCTAGATAAAATATCTAAGATGGGTTTTACTGTACTTAGTCTCGATAATGCGGTTGCTATGCTCAAATCTGGAGAGAAAATCCATAACTCTTTAGTATTCACTCTTGATGATGGTTGGCAAGGTGTAGAAAGCATTGCATGGCCATTATTTAAGGAGCACAACTTCGCTTGGACTTTATATCTGACAACTTACTATGCAGAAAAGCAGACACAGGTTATGAATGTCGCAGTAAGCTATCTTTTGTGGAAAACAGAAAAAACTGAGATTGATCTTTCTCTCATCAATGGTTTTCCCCGGAATGCCGGTCATCGGGCTACCAAGTTCGAGACTCGTAAACTAGTGGATGAATTGATAAGCTTTGCCGAAACCCTAGCTAGCGCTGAACAGGTTCAGGATTTTGTAGGATGTCTGGCATCCATTTTGGGTATAGACCGTAGCGCCTTTGAGAAATCTGATTTGTTCTATCTGTTGAATATGCAAACAGTAAAGGCCATGCACGAAAGTGGTGTTGATATACAGTTGCATACTCATAGGCACAATCTGGGTGGAAACGAAAAAGCAGGACTGGCAACTGAACTGAAGGAAAATAGGGACAGCATACAAAACCTTGTTTCGCATCGCCTAGAACACTTTTGTTACCCTAGCGGTATCTATAGTAAAGAATACCTTCCATGGCTAAGCGAGCTCGGAATTATTTCAGCTACAACATGTAAGCCGGGCTTAAACTATAGTACTACGCCATTATTAGAGCTAAATCGCTTCTTAGATGGTGAGAATATTTCTGCAATTGAATTTGAAGCTGAACTCTCTGGTTTTTCTGAAATATTACGCCGCGTAAGAGGAATTTTTAGCTCGAACAGTTGAACCGGTTTCAAATACCGGGTTGAGTACCGATAAATTGTGATTCCAGTTATATTTTGTTTCGACTAGATGGCGCGCGATGGGTACATCTCTTGGATGGTTTTCTTTTAATAATTCTGATAAGATTTTTTTGAAACTATCCGCGTCTTTGGCAAGCAGCAGTCCCTCACCTGGAAGGGCATCTATACCCTCCAGAGCCTGTTCAGAAACAACTACGGTCTTTTGCATCGCCATAGCCTCAAGTACTTTATTTTGAATTCCACGTGCGATACGTAGTGGTGCTACTGCAGTATGCGCATACGCAATAAAAGGACGAACATCAGGAACTGTGCCAGTCACACGCACTCCTTGGCGTTGCGCTAACAGCAAAACTTGCTCCGATGGTCTGGCTCCAACAATACAAAACCCGGCCTCAGGATGTTGAATTCGCAAAGCGGGGAAAATTTCATTGGCAAACCACTCAACCGCATCAATATTTGGCCAATAATCCATTGCGCCTGTGAAAACGATTACTTTTTCATTTGCCGAATAAGGATTCTCATAAAGTGTTTTAGGGCAAAAATAATCGGTATCGACGCCATTGTTAAAATAGCCAATTTTTTTTGCGCTTTCAAAGGCGAGTTGCTTAAATAGATCCGACTCAGCCTGAGAGACAAAATAGGAAGCATCGAACTGACTCGCTAGTGTTTTTTCGTATGCGAGTAAAGTACGCGCTTCCCTCCGATAAAGGTAGCTCATAGGCCAAGATTTCTTGCTCGAATATTGTTCCCACTTATCGGAATCAATATCGACGAAATCAATAACACGTAGCATGTTAGGCATATTTTCAACGAACTGAGCCATCGCTGACGAGAAGACCATCACTTTAGTGATTGCATATTTTTTAATCGTATAGTCGACCCAGGTTTGCATCGATCGGCTACGATAGTAATCTAAGGATAATGCCCTATTTTTCAACAAGGCAGTAAGGCTCGCCAATTTTGCAAAGTTTGGCCGAAGCATAGAAAAGTAGGTGTCCCCGCACCAGTCTTTTACCGTATCAATATGCTGGACATCGTTTTCATCGTCGACAAATGTGCCGAGATGAACGATATGTGTTTTGCGCAAATGTTGTAATAAATGATAAGAGCGAATTTTGTCACCCTTATTCGGCGGATAGGGAATACGGTGAACCAACAGCAATAAATGTTCTTTTTCTTGCGTCATCGTTTAACCCAGATTTTTAACAATATGCGGGCCTATCAAATTTGCAAAGCTGATTGGCATTCTCTGCCACAATTTTATAAAAAGCTGATATTTAGGATTGAGTGGATTATTCTCTGGAATAGCCTTAGATGATTGCAATCTATATTCATAATGCAGTGGTTCTGGTTCAAAGCCCCAGTTTTTCTTAAAATCGAAGGCGCCTGTTCCCAATTTGCTACGTCCAAAATCAAATACCTTAATACCTCGCGCACCAGCCCTGCGCATCAATTCCCAATACATAAAATCGTTAGCAGCAAGATCGCGCGCTTCTATGGTGCCCCCGCCATAGTAGGGTAAGACTTCATCTCTGAAATAAAAACTCATGACACTTGCGATCGTCCTATCATCTTTAACGATGGTCATGATTTCACAGTCTTCAGCAAAGGTTTCTTTAAGCAGGCGGAAAAATTTCTTGGAAAACACGGGAGTGCCCAAGCGATGCACGCTGCTAGAATAAGCATAAAAAAAGCGATTAATATCTTCGTCTAACTCACTGCACAGACCGAATTTAATTCCTTTGCGTACCATAGCGCGTTGCTTTCGAGGAATTGCAAGCATATTTGCTTCTTCATCACTTGCTATCGTTTTTCTAAACGTTACATACAGCTCTTTAGATAACCAGGTCGGATTTTGTGCCTGGATATGGCGATATTCGAGATGTCCAACCTGCAATCGTTCCGCGAGCGAAATTGCGGTCTGATCGAGTGCATTTTTTACATCCTCTGTGTTGGCAACGACACCACCGTAGACACAAAATGGTAGGGAGCTTAATGAGTGCCCAAATAAAATGCTTTTTATTTCTGCCAAGGGCAATATCCCGACAATCTGCCCCTCTTGCTGTGCGTAGTAAAACCAAGTTTTATGTCCGAACGCTTGTTCTATGACGGCTTGCCAACCAGCTCTATGGAAAAAACTTGCCTTTGGACTGGAGTTAACAAAGCTGTCCCAGCGAGCTATGTCTTGTGCCTGCATCAAATGAATTTCAATGGGGGCATTTTTTCCTAGTGCTGTTGGGTGATCGGACTGTGCTTCCATATTCATTTGTTACTTAAAAAAATTTTATCCATACGATCCCAAAGAAAATCCTTAGTCAGAGCCTTAAGTCTATTCTCGGTTCTATCAAGATTTACGTAATGACGAAAGCGAGTTTTAAATCCTATGTTTTTTTGTTTAGGCTGATTCGGATCTAATTCCCAGGGATGAAAGTAGAATATCGCAGATTGCTGATCGTTTTGATTCACCTGTTTCAATAACCAGCGCGACATCTGGTAGGGGAATAGTCGAAAATATCCACCGCCGCCGGCTGGAAAATTTCTTTGCATGATACGCAAGGTCGTAATGGGCAACTCAAGCAAACCATCTTTTCCATTCGGATAAAAAGCAAATCTCGGTGCATGCGGCATTCCATAATGGTCGTGCTTGATGGGGTAAATACTTGAACTATATTTATAACCTGCATTCAAGAGTACGTCTAAAGCCCAAAGATTATTACTGCCGATAGAGAAACTGGGCGCCCGATAACCCAGTACCACTTGACCGCTGATTTGCTCTAATAAGGCCTTGCTTTGGCTGACATCCGCATAGAATTCTGACGCTGTTTGTTCACTTGCTCTCTGATGCGAGTAGCCATGACTAGCCAGTTCATGCCCCTCGCTGACTATGCGTTTCACCATTTCAGGATATCGCTCTGCGATCCAACCTAGCGTAAAAAAAGTGGCCTTTACTCCCGATTGATCGAGCAAAGAAAGTATGCGATCCACATTTTTTTCAACCCTACATGGCAACGTTGGCCAAAGTTCTTTTGATATATGAGGCGCAAATGCTGAGACCTGAAAATAGTCTTCGACATCAATCGTCATTGCATTGCGTATCATAGGAGTGGCAACTTTTTTCTTAATATTTTCGACGCGATGCATAAATTCAAGAGGTCGTCGTTTTGTGTATTCCGAACTTCGTCGCAATGACATCGGCGATTCGGTCGGACGCATGGCCGTCCCAGTATTCAGGTATACGGCCAGCTTTTCCGCCGGTGCGAAGTACATCTTGAAGAATCTCAAGAATTTTTTCTGGGTCTTGGCCTGCGATAGTATTAGTCCCCTCAGCTATCGTGATTGGTCTTTCGGTATTGTTTCTGAGCGTAATACACGGTACACCTAGCGCGGTAGTCTCTTCCTGTATTCCGCCTGAATCGGTTAACACCACCGTTGCTCCTTGCATCAGACCTAGCATTTCAAGATAGCCCATAGGTGGCAATAGCAATATTTTTGTGGTGTCGAGTAATTTATCTAAACCAAATTGATGAATCATTCCTTTTGTTCTTGGATGCAAAGGGAAAACTACCGGTAGCTGGGTGCTAATCGTTGCTATCGTCTGGAGCAAACTTTCTAATACTAGTTTGTCGTCGACATTCGAAGGTCGGTGCATAGTCACTACCGCGTATCTGGCATCATCAGAGAAAAAATCAGAACGACCTATATCACTTGCTATTTTTTGTGGGGAAATTGCCCGTGTTAGATTGTGACGCAAAGTATCTATCATCACGTTGCCCACAAAATGTATACGATGATCAGCGATACCTTCACGCAGCAAATTTTCTTTGCCGCTAGGTTCAGTGGTGAATAGCATATCTGAAATTTGATCGGTTAAAACGCGATTGATTTCTTCTGGCATGGCACGATCAAAACTACGCAGACCAGCTTCAACATGGATCACAGGGATGCCTTTTTTTGTAGCTACTAAGGCACAGGCGATGGTCGAGTTGACGTCACCAACAACCAAGATCGCCGTAGGAGTTTTTCCTTCAATCGCAGCTTCAAATCGACACATCACTTCTGCCGTTTGCGTGGCATGAGTCCCAGAGCCTACTTCCAAATTGATATCCGGATTGGGAATTCCCAGCGCTTGGAAATATTGTTCGTTCATCGCCACATCATAATGTTGCCCGGTATGCAGCAAGCTCACATTTAAGTTGGGTTCAAATTTCTTCAGCGCTGCCATGATGGGAGCGATTTTCATAAAATTTGGACGAGCACCTACGATGCAAATGATGCTGTGAGGCGAAGTACTAGATTGATCCATCAACTATCTTTCTCGGATGAGTGGTTAGCTTTTGTAGTCGGAAGCATTTTTTTTAGCGCGTCTATCATGGATGCAATAGATCGTTCCATTTTTCCTAATCGGTCGTCTACACTTTCTAAACTTGCCAGCGCAAGTTCTTTTTCTTCAGGTAACTTATGAATGCTCTGGTTTGTTAAAGCAATTTTCGAGGGGAGTTCAAATTCCTGTCGAATGTCTGCTATGACTTGTTTTACTTCCGCCTCACCAAAAGCATGATATTCCTCTAGGTATCCCATCAAGAATAAGCGGTCACATAAAGAGTTAATTTTTCGTGGAATCCCACCCGTGTATTCATAGATTTCAGCAAATGCCTTACTACTTAAACTAGGGTCATTATTCCAGCCTACTGTATGTAAGCGATGTTCTATATATGCTTGGGTTTCAGTGAGATCGAGTGGGCCAAGATGATAGCTGGCGATGACTCTTTGTAATAATTGCTGCATTTCTCCACTTAATAAAGTTCGTCGAAATTCTGGCTGACCAAGTAAAAATGTTTGCAATAAAGAACGATCTTCGGTTTGGAAATTGGAGAGCATGCGCAACTCTTCGACCGCACGTGGGGTTAAATTCTGAGCCTCATCGACTACTAATAAGGCGCGCTTACCTTGCTGATCACATTGCCTTAAAAATTGTTCTAATCTAGTCAAGAGCGCGGCCTTGCTGGCATCTTCATATGCTAAGCCGAAGGCGGCCGCAACTAGCCTTAAAATATCATCTGAACCGACATGCGTATTGACGATTTGTGCCGCTAAAATACGGTCTGCTTCCAGCTCGCAAAATAGATTTCGCATTAGGGTGGTTTTTCCTGCTCCAACCTCTCCAGTGATGACGATGAACCCCTCACCTTGAGAAATTCCATACTCTAAATACGCCATTGCGCGTTTATGTCCTTTGCTACCAAAGAAAAAACGCGGATCTGGTTTTAATTGAAATGGCTTCGCAGTAAAGCCGTAATATAACTCGTACATCGGTGGCCCGCCTCCGCTAAAAACCTAAAAAAAGATACAAGGTGATGGCATTTTCTTCGTAATTTGTTTGCACAAAGTTAGAGCTTTTTTGTACGTGTCTAGCTTCCAACATCGCGTTCAATTTGGGTTGAATTTGCCGGGATAATGACAGTCTTACGGTCTTGAACGTATCCTTTACTAAAGTGAGAGAGTCTTCAGATTTTGTGTAGCCAAGATTTAAATTTGCATTGGTTCGTGGAGAAAATTGCAGCTGCCACGAGGCATTCGCTCCGGTCTGCTTGACTATGCCCTGTGTTAAAGGAAGCGGGGTCGAATTGGCAGTTTTTGACAGCGGGTCGCGGCTGGAATCGAAAAGACTTAAGATTGCGGTATTTTGTACGCCAGTCATAGCAACGGAGGCCAGCAGAGTCTTTTGTAAAAAAACCTGATTGGAAAATGTGTTTATCGGTTGTGACAAAGAGGTTGGAAGCGCCGAATCACGAATAAAACCGTCGACAATTTTTTGTCTCTGTATCGGATCGGGAATGCTGGTTTGCCATAGTTGGTTTAGAAATCCCGAGGTGTTGTTTCCTGCAGGGATGAGGAACTCAGCCCTAGTTGTGGTAACGTCTTCGTTATATCCTAAGCTCCAGACGCTCATGCGGGCGCGTTGATTTATGCTCAGTGTTTTCGTTTTCCCGTAGAAACGTTGACCCGCATTAAAAAGGATATTGGTACGCTCAGTGGGCGTCCAGATAAAGCCTAGGCTTCCAAAATATCCTGAGGCCTGTGACCCTTGGTAGAAGTAACTATTATTTTCGTAGCCGAAGGTGCTCGTCAATTTAACTAAAGGTAAAATTGCGTAATCGAGATTGCCTGTGGTGGTGGTGGTATTCAGTGGGGCTTGTTTTTCAAAATCGATTTCTTTGCGGTCATAATTTAGACCCCACTTGATCGATTTAAATGCTGATCCACTATTGATATTGGCGCGAAAACTATTTCCTTTACTATTGGAATAAAGTTGCTGGTCACTAGAAACCGAGTCACGTGTATAACGTAATTCCGCTATGAAATTATTTTCAAATTTCTTTCGAAAATAAGGCGAAGCGCTGTAAGTTCTGACTTCTGCCTGGTTATTTGTAGCGTTAATGTTATTGTTGCTTACTTGACCGAAAGGGCTAAGGTTTTGTTGCGAAATGTTGGCACTAGCATCTAAAAAAAAAAGATCTTCCGCCAATATTGCATTGGCGTTCGCATACAAAAGATGGTCAATCTTAGAGTCGTTATTTGATCCCGAGTAGTAGGTGTTTTGCAGATGGTATTTTGTTTGAAATTTCAGCCTCTGCCCAGTCCCGTTAATTAGGATTCCAGGAATTATTTGTGTAATGAAGGCATTCTCTTCTGTGCCTTTTCTCGTCAATTTATAATTGTCGGTATAAGTTTCAGTGAAGTCGAGCGTAGGGACGAATTTCCAGTCTGCAGCAAGCACATTGGATGTAGAAAAAATAGAAATAATGGTGAGTGCAGAAAAGCTAGTGCTTCTGAAAACGCCAAAACTCTTAGCCGTAGTAGCGTCCATAGTAATCCCCGTTAGAGAGTGTCTTGGCTTTGTTATAAATAAGATTGACGTTCTGACAGGCTTTTAATTGATGCAATACTTCTTTAACTGCATGTTGTGTGGTCGACTCGGCCTCAACAACCAAGACGATTTGACCCATTTGGCTGGCTAATACTCTGGCCTCACTCGTCAACAGTAAAGGTGGTGAGTCAAAAATAATCAAGCGGTCTGGATAGCGATCGGCGATTTCACTCAGTAGCGCAATCATGCTTTGGCTAGCCAGTAATTCGGTCGCTCTGTGATGGCTTCTGCCCGCTCTAAGCAGTGTCAATTTATCGATATTTGTCTTTAGCATGGCGTCAGCCAGATCCAAATTATCATCGAGTAGCACGTCCATTAAACCTATTTCGGATGCTTCTGATTCAGCGCGTATTTGCAGATAGCGCGGAACTGAGGGGCGCGCCACATCGGCATCGACTAATAAGACGGTGTGATCTAACTCCATCGCCATACTTATAGCTAAATTCACTGCGCAAAACGTTTTGCCTTCACCTGGAAGCGAGCTGGCCACCATAATCAGATTGCCATGATGAATCGGCTTCCCTTTTTGAGAGAAAGCTTTCTCTATCAATGGGCGTTTAATCAGACGAAATTCTTCTGCAATACTGGTCCTGGCACCATCTGGTGTGACCATACCTAGTCGATGTAGTTGCTCGATGTCAATTTCAACTTTTCGGGTATTGGTTTTACCAAGCTCTTCCAATGCGGCCTTTTTTTCTGCGCGAATTTCATGTTTTCTCTCGACTACAGGCGTGACAATAGTGGCATCGATAGGCGGCACCACTGCTGCTTTGTTTGGCTCAAGTCTACCTGCTGCTTTTTCGATAATACTCACGCTAACTCCAAAAATATTCGCTCTCTGATCCTTGTTTGATCAGCAAAAGTAAAAACAATCTGCTGCCTACAAAAAATTACTTTTTTATGTAGGTTTCAAATTATGACTTGAAATAAATAAAGCCCATCAGCGCCGCATAAAACGTTAAAAGCACGAAAGTGGATAGACCAAATGCATATAAACTCTTTCTTTGCCTTGCCTGTTCTGCGCTGGTCCATTTCATAGAAATGGTACCCAAAATAGGTAAGCCAGTAGCTTCAAGTAGATCTATATGACTGAGGAAAGTTGGACGTATTTTGCTCATCAAGACTGAGCCCGCCAGTCCTATTGCTAAAGCCGCGGCAAACACTAAAGAGAATAATCTTAAGCGCGGCGGACCTGCTGGCGTTAGTGGGACAGACGGTGGGTCAATCACTCTAAAAGTCATCATTTCTGTGGTGGTATTCAAGTCCCCAGACAACTTGGCAGACTCTCGACTAGCGACCAGTTTTTCGTAATTTTCTTTATTGATTTGGTAGTCACGATTCAATTGAGACAGTTGCGTTTCAATTTCTGGTGCGGCATTACTTAATACCTGCAGTCTTGCTATGCGTCGTGCATATTC from Undibacterium parvum includes these protein-coding regions:
- a CDS encoding XrtA/PEP-CTERM system-associated ATPase; the encoded protein is MYELYYGFTAKPFQLKPDPRFFFGSKGHKRAMAYLEYGISQGEGFIVITGEVGAGKTTLMRNLFCELEADRILAAQIVNTHVGSDDILRLVAAAFGLAYEDASKAALLTRLEQFLRQCDQQGKRALLVVDEAQNLTPRAVEELRMLSNFQTEDRSLLQTFLLGQPEFRRTLLSGEMQQLLQRVIASYHLGPLDLTETQAYIEHRLHTVGWNNDPSLSSKAFAEIYEYTGGIPRKINSLCDRLFLMGYLEEYHAFGEAEVKQVIADIRQEFELPSKIALTNQSIHKLPEEKELALASLESVDDRLGKMERSIASMIDALKKMLPTTKANHSSEKDS
- a CDS encoding TIGR03016 family PEP-CTERM system-associated outer membrane protein, which codes for MDATTAKSFGVFRSTSFSALTIISIFSTSNVLAADWKFVPTLDFTETYTDNYKLTRKGTEENAFITQIIPGILINGTGQRLKFQTKYHLQNTYYSGSNNDSKIDHLLYANANAILAEDLFFLDASANISQQNLSPFGQVSNNNINATNNQAEVRTYSASPYFRKKFENNFIAELRYTRDSVSSDQQLYSNSKGNSFRANINSGSAFKSIKWGLNYDRKEIDFEKQAPLNTTTTTGNLDYAILPLVKLTSTFGYENNSYFYQGSQASGYFGSLGFIWTPTERTNILFNAGQRFYGKTKTLSINQRARMSVWSLGYNEDVTTTRAEFLIPAGNNTSGFLNQLWQTSIPDPIQRQKIVDGFIRDSALPTSLSQPINTFSNQVFLQKTLLASVAMTGVQNTAILSLFDSSRDPLSKTANSTPLPLTQGIVKQTGANASWQLQFSPRTNANLNLGYTKSEDSLTLVKDTFKTVRLSLSRQIQPKLNAMLEARHVQKSSNFVQTNYEENAITLYLFLGF
- a CDS encoding XrtA-associated tyrosine autokinase gives rise to the protein MSIIEKAAGRLEPNKAAVVPPIDATIVTPVVERKHEIRAEKKAALEELGKTNTRKVEIDIEQLHRLGMVTPDGARTSIAEEFRLIKRPLIEKAFSQKGKPIHHGNLIMVASSLPGEGKTFCAVNLAISMAMELDHTVLLVDADVARPSVPRYLQIRAESEASEIGLMDVLLDDNLDLADAMLKTNIDKLTLLRAGRSHHRATELLASQSMIALLSEIADRYPDRLIIFDSPPLLLTSEARVLASQMGQIVLVVEAESTTQHAVKEVLHQLKACQNVNLIYNKAKTLSNGDYYGRYYG
- the wecB gene encoding non-hydrolyzing UDP-N-acetylglucosamine 2-epimerase → MDQSSTSPHSIICIVGARPNFMKIAPIMAALKKFEPNLNVSLLHTGQHYDVAMNEQYFQALGIPNPDINLEVGSGTHATQTAEVMCRFEAAIEGKTPTAILVVGDVNSTIACALVATKKGIPVIHVEAGLRSFDRAMPEEINRVLTDQISDMLFTTEPSGKENLLREGIADHRIHFVGNVMIDTLRHNLTRAISPQKIASDIGRSDFFSDDARYAVVTMHRPSNVDDKLVLESLLQTIATISTQLPVVFPLHPRTKGMIHQFGLDKLLDTTKILLLPPMGYLEMLGLMQGATVVLTDSGGIQEETTALGVPCITLRNNTERPITIAEGTNTIAGQDPEKILEILQDVLRTGGKAGRIPEYWDGHASDRIADVIATKFGIHKTTTS